One genomic window of Acomys russatus chromosome 29, mAcoRus1.1, whole genome shotgun sequence includes the following:
- the Ccdc163 gene encoding transmembrane protein CCDC163, with protein sequence MSRSPSWSDQLYAVLSSTDENMARIKQSLYPLRVSSTGNLADTWISPHHLPPQPGTQAQQPWALKTPVVGERLSCTEGHSSSLWDEVTKLQSQLQAQAQVTEALRHAVQSLLKDREQQTFKISALEASLKLLQEAPKGRAVLDQRLEGLRKELQGLRSQVRELIQTQMKTRPGKFTTTRGFQQELQTEHQLLWEESEILREELKLLRDQLSQHQELLLEQMAEGRQVQARSWKTLEHLQSDQKGQVHHTLEVTRTEAHDAQKEEPYLLRTSAHAQQSKLPLATIFAMSLSTASSEVSLPDCDRSWELLKKLDRELQNNFLSNLEPSGPQSHVPSLGQQEDLFLQGPNIFQSDL encoded by the exons ATGAGTAGGAGCCCCAGCTGGTCTGATCAGCTTTATGCGGTTCTCAGTTCAACTGATGAAAATATGGCCCGGATTAAG CAGAGTTTATATCCCCTTCGAGTTTCCTCAACAG GGAACCTGGCTGACACCTGGATTTCCCCTCATCACTTGCCTCCTCAGCCAGGGACCCAAGCTCAACAGCCTTGGGCTCTAAAGACTCCGGTTGTTGGAGAGAGACTGAGCTGCACTGAAGGCCACAGCTCATCTCTCTGGGATGAAGTCACTAAACTCCAATCCCAGctccaggctcaggctcag GTGACTGAGGCCCTGAGGCATGCTGTGCAGAGCCTGTTGAAGGATCGGGAGCAGCAGACGTTCAAGATCAGTGCTCTAGAAG CATCACTAAAATTGCTGCAGGAGGCCCCTAAAGGGAGAGCCGTCCTGGACCAACGCCTGGAagggctgaggaaggagctgCAGGGCCTTCGGAGTCAGGTGCGAGAGCTAATCCAAACCCAAATGAAAACAAGACCAGGAAAGTTCACTACAACCCGTGGCTTTCAGCAAGAGCTGCAGACCGA GCACCAACTCTTGTGGGAAGAGTCAGAGATTCTTCGGGAGGAACTAAAGTTGCTTCGAGACCAGCTAA GCCAACATCAGGAGTTGCTGCTGGAACAGATGGCAGAGGGGCGCCAGGTTCAGGCCCGCAGCTGGAAG ACACTGGAACACCTACAGAGTGACCAGAAGGGCCAGGTTCATCATACCTTGGAGGTTACGAGGACAGAGGCCCATGATGCCCAGAAGGAGGAGCCCTACCTCCTCAG GACCTCTGCTCATGCCCAGCAATCTAAGCTGCCTCTGGCCACCATCTTCGCCATGTCGCTTTCTACAGCTAGCTCTGAAGTCAGTCTTCCAGACTGTGACCGTAGCTGGGAACTTTTAAAGAAACTGGATAGGG AACTCCAGAACAACTTCCTTTCTAACCTGGAACCCAGCGGCCCTCAGTCCCATGTTCCAAGTCTTGGGCAGCAGGAGGACCTGTTCCTTCAGGGTCCCAACATCTTCCAGAGTGACCTGTAA
- the Mmachc gene encoding cyanocobalamin reductase / alkylcobalamin dealkylase, whose protein sequence is MEPHVAALKQKIEDTLCPFGFEVYPFQVAWYNELLPAAFRLPYPGPTLAFLVLSTPAMFDKALKPFLKSCHLQTLRDPVDQCVSYHLRSVTEKFPELHMEVIADYEVHPNRRPKILAQTAAHVAGAAYYYRRQDVDTDPWGTQHIAGVCIHPRFGGWFAIRGVMLLPGIQVPDLPPRKPPDCVPTRAGRITLLEGFNFHWRDWTYRDAVTPEERYSEEQKTYFSTPPAQRLALLGLAQPSEQPSTASQHPPPVLTKAHNSSGARSWLSPSVSPPASTGP, encoded by the exons ATGGAGCCGCATGTCGCAGCGCTGAAGCAGAAGATTGAGGACACCTTGTGTCCTTTTGGCTTCGAAGTTTACCCCTTCCAG GTGGCGTGGTACAATGAACTCCTGCCTGCAGCCTTCCGCTTGCCCTACCCAGGACCTACCCTGGCCTTCCTGGTACTCAGCACACCTGCTATGTTTGACAAAGCCCTCAAACCCTTCCTGAAGAGCTGCCACCTCCAAACACTGAGAGACCCCGTGGATCAGTGTGTGTCCTACCACCTGAGGAGTGTTACAGAG AAGTTTCCAGAACTGCACATGGAAGTCATTGCTGACTATGAGGTACACCCCAACCGGCGTCCTAAGATTCTGGCCCAGACAGCAGCCCATGTGGCAGGTGCTGCTTACTACTACCGACGACAAGACGTGGATACTGATCCATGGGGGACCCAG CACATAGCAGGTGTGTGCATACACCCCCGATTCGGGGGCTGGTTTGCTATCCGAGGGGTAATGTTGCTGCCAGGAATCCAAGTGCCAGATTTGCCACCCAGAAAGCCCCCCGACTGTGTGCCTACAAGAGCTGGCCGCATCACTCTGCTTGAAGGCTTCAATTTCCATTGGCGTGACTGGACTTACCGGGATGCTGTGACCCCTGAAGAACGTTACTCAGAAGAACAGAAGACCTACTTTTCCACCCCACCTGCCCAACGCTTGGCCCTCCTGGGCTTAGCCCAGCCCTCAGAACAGCCTAGCACTGCGTCACAGCACCCTCCTCCTGTGCTTACCAAGGCCCACAACTCCAGCGGAGCACGAAGCTGGCTTAGCCCTAGTGTATCACCACCTGCATCTACAGGCCCTTGA